The Aeromicrobium yanjiei DNA segment GGCCTGGGTCGTGGCGCGCTCGATCGAGACCGGGGAGACTCCCTCGGCCAGCATGCCGATGCCCTCGTTGACGAACGTGCCGATGACGCGGCTGGTGAAGAAGCCGCGGCTGTCGCCGACGACGATCGGCGTCTTCTTGATCGCCTTGGTGTAGTCGATGACGCGCGCGATGGCCTCGTCGGACGTCTTCTCACCCGCGATGATCTCGACCAGCGGCATCTTGTCCACGGGGCTGAAGAAGTGGATGCCGATGAAGTCCTCGGGACGCTCGACACCGTCGGCCAGGATCGTGATCGGCAGCGTCGACGTGTTCGAGCCGAGCAGCGCGTCCGGCTTGACGACCTTCTGCAGCTCGCCGAAGACCTCGTGCTTGAGCTTGACCGACTCGAAGACGGCCTCGATCACGAAGTCGCTGCCCTCGAGGGCGGCGTAGTCATCGGTGGGCGTGATGCGCGCCAGGAGCTCGTCGGCCTTCTCCTGCGAGAGGCGTCCACGGGAGACGGCCTTGTCGACGAGGTTCTGGCTGTACGACTTGCCCTTCTCGGCGGCCTCCATCGAGACGTCCTTGAGGACGACCTCGAAGCCGGCCTTCGCCGAGACGTACGCGATGCCCGCGCCCATCATGCCGGCGCCGATGACCGCGATCTTCTCGGCCTTGGTCGGCGCGATGCCCTCGGGACGTGACTTGCCCGCGTTGATCGCACCCAGGTCGAAGAAGAAGGCCTGCGTCATGTTCTTGAACTGCTGGCCGATGATCAGATTGACCAGGTAGCGCGACTCGATGCGGCTCGCGGTGTCGAAGTCGACCTGCGCACCCTCGACCGCGGCGCTCATGATCGCGCGGGGAGCCTTGTAGAGCGCACCCTTGGTCTGCTTGCGCAGATTGGCCGGGAACGCCGGCAGGAACGCCGCGAGCTTCGGGTTGGACGGAAGTCCGCCCGGCATGCGGTAGCCCTTGCGGTCCCACGGCTGGGTCGCGGCCTCCTGATTGCCGGCGTTGGCCTCGATCCACGCCTTCGCAGCCGGGATCAGCTCGTCCTGCGACGCCACGAGCTCGTCGATCAGGCCCTCGGACAGCGCCTTGGCCGGCTTCATCTGCTGTCCCTGGAGCAGGAACTTCATCAGCGCGTCGGAGATGCCGAACATGCGAACGGTGCGGGTGACGCCGCCGCCACCGGGCAGCAGGCCGAGGGTCGCCTCGGGCAGGCCCACGGAGTAGCCGCCGTCGACCGCGATGCGGTGGTGGGCCGCGAGGGCGATCTCCAGGCCGCCGCCGAGGGCCGCGCCGTTGATCGCCGCGACGACCGGCCGGCCGATCGTCTCGAGCTTGCGGAGGGTGGCCTTGATGGCCTCGACCTCGCCGAACAGCCGCTCGGCGTCCGCAGGGGTCGCCTGGGTCATGAGCTTCAGGTCGCCGCCGGCGAAGAAGGTCTTCTTCGCCGAGGAGATGATGATGCCCTTGACGGACTCCGGGTCGTTCGCGATGTCCTGGGCCACGCGGTCGACGGCAGCGGCCATCGAGTCGGCGTAGTCCTGGTTCATCGTGTTGGCGCTCTGGTTGGGATCGTCCAGGACGAGGTTGACGATGCCGTCCTCGACCTCGTGACGCACTGCTTCAGTCATGTGTGTTCTCTTCTCGGAGGTGGGGACGGGGTCAGCTGAGGCGCTCGACGACGGTGGCGATGCCCATGCCGCCGCCGACGCAGAGGGTGGCCAGGCCGTAGCGCTGGTCACGACGCTCGAGCTCGTCGATCAGGGTGCCGAGGATCATCGCGCCGGTCGCACCCAGCGGGTGGCCCATCGCGATCGATCCGCCGTTGACGTTGGTCTGGTCGTGCGGGTAGCCGCCCAGGTCCTTCATGAGGCGCAGCGCGACAGCCGCGAAGGCCTCGTTGATCTCGAGCAGGTCGATGTCGCCGATGCTGAGGCCCGCACGGTCGAGAGCCTTGAGGCTGGCCGGGCCGGGGCCCGTCAGCATGATGGTCGGATCGGCGCCGGACACCGCGGCCGACAGGATGCGCGCGCGGGGCTTGAGCCCGTGACGCTCGCCGGCGGCCTCGTTGCCGATCAGCACCAGGGCGGCGCCGTCGACGATGCCCGAGGAGTTGCCCGCGTGGTGGACGTGGTCGATCTTCTCGATCCAGTGGTACTTCTCGAGCGCGACGGCGTCGAAGCCGCCCTGGTCGCCGATCTGCGCGAACGACGGCGGCAGCGACGCGAGGCTCTCGGCGGTCGTGCCCTCACGCACGAACTCGTCGTGGTCGAGGATCGTCAGGCCCGAGGCGTCCTTGACCGGGATGACCGAGTTCTTGAAGTAGCCGTTGGCGATCGCCTTGGCGGCACGCGCCTGCGACTCGGCGGCGAAGGTGTCGACGTCGAGGCGGCTGTAGCCCTCGACCGTCGCGATGAGGTCGGCGCCGATGCCCTGGGGCACAAAGTCGGTGTCGAACGCGGTCTGCGGGTCCATCGCCCACGCACCGCCGTCGGAGGCCATGGGCACGCGGCTCATGGACTCGACGCCACCGGCGAGGATCATGTCCTCCCAGCCCGAGCGCACACGCGCCGAGGCCTGGTTGACGGCCTCGAGGCCCGAGGCGCAGAAGCGGTTGAGCTGGACGCCGGCAACCGTGTCGGGCAGGCCTGCCGCGATCGCCGCGGTCTTGGCGATGTCGCTGCCCTGGTCACCGACCGGTGAGACACAACCGAGGACGAGATCGTCCACGGCGTCGGTGTCGAGGGAGGGGTTGCGCGTGCGGATCTCGTCGATCAGGCCGGTGACCAGCGAGATCGGCTTGACCTCGTGGAGCGACCCGGACTTCTTGCCGCGACCTCGCGGCGTACGGATGGCGTCGTAGACGAAGGCCTCGGTCATAGGAAATGTCCTCGCAGAATCTGGTGGATGACGCGTCAGCAGAACTGACACGACTGATTGTGACACCAACACTGTCATTGTCAAAGGATCGAGGGTGTGTGAGACGTCTCGTCACCCGGCAGGTGGCATAAGGTCAGCCCATGACTCCCAGTCCCGCCGACACGATGAGCGTCGAGCAGCTCGCGTCCCGCGTCGGCATGTCCGTGCGGACCGTGCGCTTCTACGCCGGTCGCGGTCTCATCCCGCCGCCCCGCCGCGAGGGTCGCAACGGCTTCTACGGCCCCGACCACCTGGCCCGGCTCGAGCTGGTCAAGGAGCTGCAGGCCCACGGCTTCACGCTGTCGGCGATCGAGGGCTACCTCGAGAACATCCCGTCCGACGCGACGCCCGAGCAGGTGGCGGTGCACCGCACGCTGCTCGCGCCGTGGATGGCCGATCGCCCCGAGGAGCTGGACCGGGCCGCCCTCGAGCTGCGGGCGGGCCGTGCGCTCAGCGACGACGACATCGAGATGCTGGTCGCCCTGGGCGTGGTCGAGCCGACCCCGACCGAGGACGTCTTCCAGGTCGCGCCGGCCCACCTCGCGGTGGGGATCCAGTTCATCGAGACCGACATGCCGATCGAGGTCGCGCACGCCTCGCGCCGCATCTTCGACGAGGCGGGCCGGGCCGTGGCCCGCGAGATCACGGAGGTGTTCCGCACGATGTGGTGGCCCGAGCTGCGGGCCTCGGGACGTCCGGTCGAGGACATCACCGCCCTGATCGAGCGGTTCAAGCCGCTCACGATCCAGGCCCTCGTGACGGCCTACGAGACCGCGGTCGACGAGTCCAAGCGCGAGACGGTCCGCCGTCGAGCCGAGAGCTGACGACGGACCGCGAGGCTCACAGGCCCATCGTGCGCCCGATGATCTCCTTCATGATCTCGGTCGTGCCGCCGTAGATCGTCTGGATCCGGCTGTCGGTGTACGCCTTGGAGATCGGGTACTCGCTCATGTAGCCGTAGCCACCGTGCAGCTGCAGGCACTTGGCCGCGGCCCGGTTCTGCAGCTCGGTGGTCCACCACTTGCCCATCGCGGCTTCCTCGATCGTCAGCTCGCCCTTGGACAGCGCGACGATGCTCTTGTCGACGAAGGCCTGACCGATCTGGACCTCGGTCTCGAGCTCGGCCAGCACGAAGCGCGAGTTCTGGAACGAGCCGATCGGCTTGCCGAACGCCTTGCGCTCCTTGACGTAGTCCAGCGTCATGTCGATGATCGCCCGGGTCGCGGCGATCGCGCCGACCGAGATCGCGAGGCGCTCCTGCGGCAGCTTCTCCATCAGGTAGATGAAGCCCTTGCCCTCTTCGCCCAGCAGGTTCTGCACCGGGACGCGCACGTTGTCGAAGAACAGCTCGGCGGTGTCCTGCGCCTTCAGGCCCATCTTGTCCAGGTTGCGGCCGCGCTCGAAGCCCTCCATGCCGCGCTCCAGGACGATGAGGGAGACCCCCATCGCGCCGGCGTCCGGATCGGTCTTGACCGCGACGATGACCAGGTCGGCCAGGATGCCGTTGGAGATGAACGTCTTGGCGCCGTTGACGACGTAGTGGTCGCCGTCGCGCACCGCGGTGGTCGTGATGGCCTGCAGGTCCGAGCCCGTGCCCGGCTCAGTCATGGCGATCGCGGTGATCGCCTCACCGGTGCAGAACTTCGGCAGCCAGCGCTGCTTCTGCTCCTCGGTGGCGTACGAGAGCAGATATCCCGAGACCAGGTCGGTGTGCAGGACGAAGCCGACGCCGCTCGCGCCGATGCGGATCATCTCCTCGGACATGATCGCGTTGAAGCGGAAGTCGTCCATGCCGCCTCCGCCGTACTCCTCGGGCATCATGAATCCGAGCAGACCCAGGGCGCCGGCCTTCTCCCACAGCTCGCGCGGGACGATGCTGTCCTTCTCCCACTGGTCGTGGTACGGCGCGATCTCCTTCTCGCAGAACGTCCGCACGGTGTCGCGGAACGCGTCGTGATCGGCTTCGTAGATGCCTCGCTGCATGATGCCCTCTTCTTGATTCAGTCGGCTTGGACGGCGACGCCGTCGGCGATGAGCTGGTCGACATCGGCGATGCCCCAGGCGCTGAGCGCTTCGGTGGTGCTGGCACCCGCCCGCTCGGGCGGGGTGGTCAGGGTTGCGGGCGTCGCGGAGAAGCGCGGCGCCGGCGCGGGCTGGGTGAGCCCGTCCCGCTCGACGTACGTCCCGCGGGCCACGTTGTGGGGGTGGGTGTACGCCTCCTCGATGCTCAGCACCGGGGCCACGCACGCGTCGGTGCCGTCAAAGACCTTCTCCCACTCCGCGCGGGTGCGGGACGCGAACGCCTCGGTCAGCATCTGGCGCAGCTCGCCCCAGCGCGCGAAGTCGTACTGGCCCGGCGCGTCGGTGAGCTCGAGGCCCTCGATCAGCGCGGCGTAGAACTGCGGCTCGAGCGGACCGACCGACATCCACTCGCCGTCCGAGGTCTCGAACACGTCGTAGAACGGGGTGCCGGTGTCGAGCATGTTGGTGCCGCGGGGGCCGCTCCAGGTGCCCGACTGCTGCATCGCAACGATCATCGACATCAGGTGTGCGGTGCCGTCGGTGATCGCGGCGTCGACGACCTGCCCCTCGCCGGTGCTGCGGGCGTGCATGAGCGCAGCCAGCACGCCGGTCACCAGGTAGAGCGATCCGCCGGCGAAGTCACCGACCAGGTTGAGCGGCACCTGCGGGGGCCCGCCCGCCCGGCCGATCGCGCCGAGCGCACCGGCGACCGAGATGAAGTTGATGTCGTGCCCGGCGGTCTGCGCGAGCGGGCCGTGCTGGCCCCAACCGGTCATCCGGCCGTAGACCAGACGCGGATTGCGCGCGTGGCACTCCTGGGGCCCGAGACCGAGCCGCTCGGTGACGCCCGGACGCAGGCCCTCGATCAGGATGTCGGCCGACTCGACGAGATCGAGCACGGTCGCGACGCCGCGGGGGTTCTTCAGGTCGATCGCGACCGACGGTCGTCCGCGGCCGAGGATGTCCTTGTCCGCGGAGCCGAGCTGCAGGGCATTGCCGCCGGGCCGGTCGACCCGGATGACCTCGGCTCCGAGGTCGGCCAGGAGCATGGCGGCGAACGGGCCGGGGCCGATGCCGACGAGCTCGACGACGCGGACGCCGTGAAGGGGACCGGACTGCGTGGTGATGGTCACACCATGATTGTGACAGTTGAACTGTCACGGTTGCAAGTGGCGTCCCCGCATACCATCGGTATCTTGGCGACATGCTTTCCGAACTGGTCCACACCCGCAAGGGCTCGGGCGAGCCACTCGTCCTCATCCACGGCATCGGTCACCGCCGCCAGGCCTGGGACCCCGTGCTCGAGACGCTCGCCGAGTCGTATGACGTCATCGCGGTCGACCTGGCTGGCTTCGGCGAGTCCCCGGCCTATCCCCTCAGCGCGTCGTACGACATGGACTCCGCGTGCGACAACCTCACCGACAACTTCGCGCTCTGGGGCATCGAGCGGCCCCACGTCGTCGGCAACTCCCTCGGCGGTGCTATCGCCCTGGAGCTGGGCGCCCGCGGCCTCGCCCGGTCGGTGACCGCGCTGAGCCCGGCCGGCTTCTTCGGCACCCTGAACCGCCTGCAGACGTTCGCCCTGCTCATCGCGCTGCGGCTCAGCAGCCAGCTGCCGGAGGGGGCGCTGCGCGCGCTGTCGCGGCGCGCCTGGGGACGCCGCCTCGCGGGCGCCTCGCTCTACACGCACCCCGAGCGCTTCACCGCCGACGAGGTCTTCGGCGACGCGCTGGCGCTCAAGCGCTGTGCGGGCTTCGAGCGCACGATCGTCAAAGGGGTCAACTACGCGTTCCGCGGCCGCGTCGACGTGCCGACCACGATCGCCTGGGGCACACGCGACGTGATCCTGCCCTACAGTTCCTCGGCGATCGCGCAGGAGCGGCTGCCCGACGCCCATCACGTGGCCCTTCCTCGCTGCGGACACGTGCCGATGATCGACGACCCGGCCCTGATCGCCCGCGTCATCGAGAACACGATTGCCCGGACGGAGGAGACCGCCGCGGCCTAGGGTCGGGACATGCAGTTCACCACCACCGGATCTGTCCCCCGCCTCGACCTGACGCTGATGATCGAGGTGATCGAGACGCTTCGGGCGGAATGGGCCGCCCTGCAGTTCGCCGCCGACGGCAACGTCATCAACCCGCTGACCAGCCAGCCGGTCGACACCCTGCGGCTCGCCGAGGGACGACACCGCGCCTCGGGCGCTCGCTACGAGATCGTCACGCGCATCCCCGTGATGGCGGTCGATCCTGGAAAGCAGAGCGCGCTTCAGGCCGAGCTGCTGACCGCTACCGACATCGACTGGGACGAGTACGGTCGGCGACTGACCGAGATCACCGTCCCGACCGGCGAGATCAGCGAGAGCCGGACCACTTTCACCCTGCGCCACGACGACGCGCGCACCCTGGCCGTGACCGTCGCCGACCCCTCGGAGCTGTGGTCGGTCGACGTCGACATCGTCCACGGACGTCTGCCCCGAGTGCAGCTCGCCGGCCGTCTCGACGCCACCAAGATGCTGATGGCGGAGGGCACGCCCACGTTCTTGGCCCGCCGCCTGGGCGGGACCGGCACGGGCACCGCGACGATCGACCTGGGCACGATCGAGCGTGCCGGCGGCGGGACACTCGCCGAGGGCTCAGGCCGGCTGAACCGGTTCAGCGCGGACGGCTCGGCGACCGTTCGGACGACCGCCCGGTCCTGGGACGTCGAGGGACAGGCAGAGCTGACCGGCACCGGACTGGGCCGGCTCGTCCTGCGGTTCATGCGCAGACGCATCCAGACTGCAGCCGACGCCGCTGTCGCGCAGTGGTGGGACGGGGTGCCCTCGACCGTCGTCGGAGCGCAGACGGCGATCCGCGAGGCCGAGAGGCTGATCGAGCAGGAAGGCGGGCTGGCCAGGGTCGTCCACCACACCCTGTGGGAGGAGGGGTACGCCGACCGCATGGAGGCGACGTACCCGCCGGAATCAAAGGCCGCCGAGCTGGGTTGACCCGGCCGTGGAGATCTACGACTCGCTGGTGATCGGCGCAGGACAGGCGGGGCTGTCGGCGTCGTACCACCTGGCCCGTCGCGGCATCCGGCACGT contains these protein-coding regions:
- a CDS encoding CaiB/BaiF CoA transferase family protein, which encodes MTITTQSGPLHGVRVVELVGIGPGPFAAMLLADLGAEVIRVDRPGGNALQLGSADKDILGRGRPSVAIDLKNPRGVATVLDLVESADILIEGLRPGVTERLGLGPQECHARNPRLVYGRMTGWGQHGPLAQTAGHDINFISVAGALGAIGRAGGPPQVPLNLVGDFAGGSLYLVTGVLAALMHARSTGEGQVVDAAITDGTAHLMSMIVAMQQSGTWSGPRGTNMLDTGTPFYDVFETSDGEWMSVGPLEPQFYAALIEGLELTDAPGQYDFARWGELRQMLTEAFASRTRAEWEKVFDGTDACVAPVLSIEEAYTHPHNVARGTYVERDGLTQPAPAPRFSATPATLTTPPERAGASTTEALSAWGIADVDQLIADGVAVQAD
- a CDS encoding acyl-CoA dehydrogenase family protein; translation: MQRGIYEADHDAFRDTVRTFCEKEIAPYHDQWEKDSIVPRELWEKAGALGLLGFMMPEEYGGGGMDDFRFNAIMSEEMIRIGASGVGFVLHTDLVSGYLLSYATEEQKQRWLPKFCTGEAITAIAMTEPGTGSDLQAITTTAVRDGDHYVVNGAKTFISNGILADLVIVAVKTDPDAGAMGVSLIVLERGMEGFERGRNLDKMGLKAQDTAELFFDNVRVPVQNLLGEEGKGFIYLMEKLPQERLAISVGAIAATRAIIDMTLDYVKERKAFGKPIGSFQNSRFVLAELETEVQIGQAFVDKSIVALSKGELTIEEAAMGKWWTTELQNRAAAKCLQLHGGYGYMSEYPISKAYTDSRIQTIYGGTTEIMKEIIGRTMGL
- a CDS encoding alpha/beta fold hydrolase — encoded protein: MLSELVHTRKGSGEPLVLIHGIGHRRQAWDPVLETLAESYDVIAVDLAGFGESPAYPLSASYDMDSACDNLTDNFALWGIERPHVVGNSLGGAIALELGARGLARSVTALSPAGFFGTLNRLQTFALLIALRLSSQLPEGALRALSRRAWGRRLAGASLYTHPERFTADEVFGDALALKRCAGFERTIVKGVNYAFRGRVDVPTTIAWGTRDVILPYSSSAIAQERLPDAHHVALPRCGHVPMIDDPALIARVIENTIARTEETAAA
- a CDS encoding 3-hydroxyacyl-CoA dehydrogenase NAD-binding domain-containing protein, with translation MTEAVRHEVEDGIVNLVLDDPNQSANTMNQDYADSMAAAVDRVAQDIANDPESVKGIIISSAKKTFFAGGDLKLMTQATPADAERLFGEVEAIKATLRKLETIGRPVVAAINGAALGGGLEIALAAHHRIAVDGGYSVGLPEATLGLLPGGGGVTRTVRMFGISDALMKFLLQGQQMKPAKALSEGLIDELVASQDELIPAAKAWIEANAGNQEAATQPWDRKGYRMPGGLPSNPKLAAFLPAFPANLRKQTKGALYKAPRAIMSAAVEGAQVDFDTASRIESRYLVNLIIGQQFKNMTQAFFFDLGAINAGKSRPEGIAPTKAEKIAVIGAGMMGAGIAYVSAKAGFEVVLKDVSMEAAEKGKSYSQNLVDKAVSRGRLSQEKADELLARITPTDDYAALEGSDFVIEAVFESVKLKHEVFGELQKVVKPDALLGSNTSTLPITILADGVERPEDFIGIHFFSPVDKMPLVEIIAGEKTSDEAIARVIDYTKAIKKTPIVVGDSRGFFTSRVIGTFVNEGIGMLAEGVSPVSIERATTQAGFPAPVLQLSDELNLELMVKIRNESKAAVEEAGGTWEANAAEDIIDTMIEIGRPSRLKGAGFYEYVDGKRQGLWSGLAEKFPVADEQPPFEDLKERLTFIMSLETIKCLDEGVLRTTQDANIGSIFGIGFPAMQGGAIQYVNGYEAADGSIGVEAFTARAQELAAKYGDRFAPPASLLEKAKNGEKFA
- a CDS encoding MerR family transcriptional regulator — translated: MTPSPADTMSVEQLASRVGMSVRTVRFYAGRGLIPPPRREGRNGFYGPDHLARLELVKELQAHGFTLSAIEGYLENIPSDATPEQVAVHRTLLAPWMADRPEELDRAALELRAGRALSDDDIEMLVALGVVEPTPTEDVFQVAPAHLAVGIQFIETDMPIEVAHASRRIFDEAGRAVAREITEVFRTMWWPELRASGRPVEDITALIERFKPLTIQALVTAYETAVDESKRETVRRRAES
- a CDS encoding acetyl-CoA C-acetyltransferase: MTEAFVYDAIRTPRGRGKKSGSLHEVKPISLVTGLIDEIRTRNPSLDTDAVDDLVLGCVSPVGDQGSDIAKTAAIAAGLPDTVAGVQLNRFCASGLEAVNQASARVRSGWEDMILAGGVESMSRVPMASDGGAWAMDPQTAFDTDFVPQGIGADLIATVEGYSRLDVDTFAAESQARAAKAIANGYFKNSVIPVKDASGLTILDHDEFVREGTTAESLASLPPSFAQIGDQGGFDAVALEKYHWIEKIDHVHHAGNSSGIVDGAALVLIGNEAAGERHGLKPRARILSAAVSGADPTIMLTGPGPASLKALDRAGLSIGDIDLLEINEAFAAVALRLMKDLGGYPHDQTNVNGGSIAMGHPLGATGAMILGTLIDELERRDQRYGLATLCVGGGMGIATVVERLS